In Holophagales bacterium, one DNA window encodes the following:
- a CDS encoding metal-dependent transcriptional regulator, translated as MPTSTVEDYLKCILLEEQERGDARVPTGRVAAALQVTPGTATTMVKALADGGLVDYEAYGGVRLTASGRQLALHVLRRHRLIELFLVKVLGFDWTEVHDEAERLEHAVSERLIERIDAMLGFPAADPHGDPIPSAAGEVPVDEVVPLADWALGAPARVARIADQGPDFLRRIERLGLAPGATLTLLARDDVADTLDLELASGTHVALGLRAAEKILVAAR; from the coding sequence ATGCCGACCTCGACCGTCGAGGACTACCTCAAGTGCATCCTGCTCGAGGAGCAGGAGCGCGGCGACGCCCGCGTGCCGACCGGGCGTGTCGCCGCCGCGCTCCAGGTGACGCCGGGCACGGCGACGACGATGGTCAAGGCGCTCGCCGACGGCGGGCTCGTCGACTACGAGGCTTACGGCGGCGTCCGGTTGACCGCTTCCGGCCGCCAGCTCGCGCTCCACGTCCTGCGGCGTCACCGGCTGATCGAGCTCTTTCTGGTCAAGGTGCTGGGGTTCGACTGGACCGAGGTGCACGACGAGGCCGAGCGGCTCGAGCACGCCGTCTCCGAACGGCTGATCGAGCGGATCGACGCGATGCTCGGCTTCCCCGCCGCCGACCCGCACGGCGACCCGATCCCCAGCGCCGCCGGCGAGGTGCCGGTCGACGAGGTCGTGCCGCTCGCCGACTGGGCGCTCGGTGCGCCGGCCCGGGTCGCGCGGATCGCCGACCAGGGACCCGACTTCCTGCGCCGCATTGAACGGCTCGGCCTCGCCCCCGGCGCCACCCTCACCCTCCTCGCCCGCGACGACGTGGCCGACACGCTCGATCTCGAGCTCGCCTCCGGCACCCACGTCGCCCTCGGCCTGCGCGCCGCCGAGAAGATCCTCGTCGCGGCGAGGTAG
- the hslU gene encoding ATP-dependent protease ATPase subunit HslU: MTPTEAGRGLALDDQPPRAIVAELDKYVVGQRAAKRAVAIALRNRWRRQQLPPEVAEEILPKNILMIGPTGVGKTEIARRLARLARAPFLKVEASKFTEVGYVGRDCESIVRDLTEIAVGLVREEQRAEVAGKARTRAEERLLQLLLPPPAPSYAPPTAGAPSLPAAPEAEDPATTREKLRERLRSGSLDARFVEIEVEDRSGPSLEMFTGQGVEEVGINLKEMLPGMFGRKSRRRVTIAEAREILEGEEAEQLIDRQQVAREARLRVEQGGIVFLDEIDKVAGRERGGGGPDVSREGVQRDLLPIVEGTTVTTKHGPVRTDHILFIAAGAFHVARPSDLIPELQGRFPIRVELEPLTEADFVRILVEPENALTKQYASLLATEGVTLRFGDDAIAALARLAVEVNSTTENIGARRLATLLERLLEEVSFEAPDMQGVELSIDEGYVRRALADIVQNQDLSRYVL, translated from the coding sequence ATGACCCCGACCGAGGCCGGGCGCGGCCTCGCGCTCGACGACCAGCCGCCGCGCGCGATCGTCGCGGAGCTCGACAAGTACGTGGTCGGCCAGCGCGCCGCCAAGCGGGCGGTGGCGATCGCCCTGCGCAACCGTTGGCGTCGCCAGCAGCTGCCGCCCGAGGTCGCCGAGGAGATCCTGCCGAAGAACATCCTGATGATCGGCCCGACCGGCGTCGGCAAGACGGAGATCGCCCGCCGCCTCGCCCGCCTCGCCCGCGCACCGTTCCTCAAGGTCGAAGCGAGCAAGTTCACCGAGGTGGGCTACGTCGGCCGCGATTGCGAGTCGATCGTGCGCGACCTGACCGAGATCGCCGTCGGCCTGGTGCGCGAAGAGCAGCGCGCCGAGGTGGCGGGCAAGGCGCGAACGCGCGCCGAGGAGCGGCTCCTCCAGCTCCTGCTGCCTCCCCCGGCGCCGAGCTACGCCCCACCCACCGCCGGCGCGCCGTCGCTGCCCGCGGCGCCCGAGGCCGAAGACCCGGCGACGACGCGCGAGAAGCTGCGCGAGCGGCTGCGCTCGGGGTCGCTCGACGCTCGTTTCGTCGAGATCGAGGTCGAGGACCGCTCGGGCCCCAGCCTCGAGATGTTCACCGGCCAGGGGGTCGAAGAGGTGGGCATCAACCTCAAGGAGATGCTCCCCGGGATGTTCGGCCGCAAGAGCCGCCGGCGGGTGACGATCGCCGAGGCCCGCGAGATCCTCGAGGGCGAGGAGGCCGAGCAGCTCATCGACCGCCAGCAGGTGGCGCGGGAGGCGCGGCTGCGCGTCGAGCAGGGCGGCATCGTCTTCCTCGACGAGATCGACAAGGTGGCCGGACGCGAACGGGGCGGCGGCGGCCCGGACGTCTCGCGCGAGGGGGTGCAGCGCGACCTCTTGCCGATCGTCGAAGGGACGACGGTCACCACCAAGCACGGCCCGGTGCGCACCGACCACATCCTCTTCATCGCCGCCGGCGCTTTCCACGTGGCCCGGCCCTCCGACCTCATCCCGGAGCTGCAGGGCCGCTTCCCGATCCGCGTCGAGCTCGAGCCGCTCACCGAAGCCGACTTCGTGCGCATCCTCGTCGAGCCGGAAAACGCGCTCACCAAGCAGTACGCCTCGCTGCTCGCCACCGAGGGGGTCACCCTGCGCTTCGGCGACGACGCCATCGCGGCGCTCGCCCGCCTCGCCGTCGAGGTCAACTCGACCACCGAGAACATCGGGGCTCGCCGCCTCGCCACCCTGCTGGAGCGCCTGCTCGAGGAGGTCTCGTTCGAGGCTCCCGACATGCAGGGCGTCGAGCTCTCGATCGACGAGGGCTACGTGCGCCGCGCGCTCGCCGACATCGTCCAGAACCAGGATCTCTCGCGCTATGTCCTCTGA
- a CDS encoding FAD:protein FMN transferase, with product MLSLSSIGRAPAASLVALLVGAVPLVGQTVPAGTEAAMPAAAVRLEGRAFGQPASVEIAGLPGDRAEAAGRTAFAELAAAEAALAPEGPLAALATSAGRAVALDPALLELLERALGFCLWSDGRLGPLGGELYAHWGLRRPVPALPIPEVLSRAAESARCDRLQVDRRTGKASLAAGSRIELWGFERGWAVDRAVDRLRRDGVTNARVVVGRVLRAFGPGPRNRGWMVEGLRFPGLAEPLAPVVLRDRALAAATSDDATIEIAGERFAPYVDLRNGKPSHGLVAALAASDLAVDAQGVATAMFVAGSTQGQLLLGSLRPAPAVLWLVGSGVGEPLFEGSRWSTLRPQ from the coding sequence GTGCTTTCCCTCTCGTCCATCGGCCGGGCCCCGGCTGCGTCGCTCGTCGCGTTGCTGGTCGGCGCCGTGCCACTCGTCGGCCAGACCGTTCCCGCCGGAACCGAAGCGGCGATGCCGGCCGCCGCGGTCCGTTTGGAGGGCCGCGCGTTCGGGCAACCCGCGTCGGTCGAAATCGCCGGTCTCCCCGGCGACCGGGCCGAAGCCGCAGGGCGCACAGCGTTCGCCGAGCTCGCCGCGGCGGAGGCGGCGCTCGCCCCCGAAGGCCCGCTCGCTGCGCTGGCGACGAGCGCCGGCCGGGCGGTCGCGCTCGACCCGGCTCTGCTCGAGCTCCTGGAGCGCGCGCTCGGTTTTTGTCTGTGGAGCGACGGTCGTCTCGGACCGCTCGGCGGTGAGCTTTACGCGCACTGGGGGCTGCGCCGCCCGGTTCCCGCCCTCCCCATCCCCGAAGTGCTGAGCCGCGCCGCCGAGAGCGCGCGCTGCGATCGACTCCAAGTCGATCGGCGGACCGGCAAGGCCTCCCTGGCGGCGGGCAGCCGGATCGAGCTCTGGGGCTTCGAGCGCGGCTGGGCGGTCGACCGGGCGGTCGACCGACTGCGGCGCGACGGGGTGACGAACGCTCGGGTCGTCGTCGGGCGGGTGCTCCGCGCCTTCGGACCCGGGCCGCGCAACCGCGGCTGGATGGTCGAAGGGTTGCGCTTCCCCGGACTTGCCGAACCGCTCGCTCCGGTCGTCCTGCGCGATCGCGCGCTGGCCGCGGCAACTTCCGACGACGCGACGATCGAAATCGCCGGCGAACGATTCGCCCCCTACGTCGACCTGCGCAACGGCAAGCCGTCGCACGGCCTCGTCGCGGCCCTGGCGGCGAGCGATCTCGCGGTCGACGCCCAGGGGGTGGCGACGGCGATGTTCGTCGCCGGATCGACCCAGGGACAGCTTCTGCTCGGGTCGCTGCGCCCGGCACCCGCGGTGCTCTGGCTGGTCGGATCCGGCGTCGGCGAGCCGCTCTTCGAGGGCTCGCGCTGGTCGACGCTCCGCCCCCAGTGA
- the dapF gene encoding diaminopimelate epimerase, whose protein sequence is MRTAWKLSGAGNDFVALVEPEVDPTASEIAAWCRRGLSLGADGLFTLRRAPDGARMAYWNADGRPAELCLNGTRCAARLAFELGWAGAGDDELRLETGAGRVLARRHPTDRSAIVLDLPAPTELPQRVAPEIDGVIHEGWFLAVGVPHLVLLWPGALERAPLAALGPALRAHPRFATGTNVNFVRFPARDRMEIRTYERGVEAETLACGSGTLAAAAVGLHLGLADLPLTALTAGGFTLTVGDGRRDGHPTRWTLAGDARLVARLELTPEAAAVPPPPSWSA, encoded by the coding sequence TTGAGGACGGCCTGGAAGCTCTCGGGCGCCGGCAACGACTTCGTCGCGCTCGTCGAGCCGGAGGTCGATCCGACCGCGTCCGAGATCGCCGCCTGGTGCCGCCGCGGGCTCTCCCTCGGTGCCGACGGCCTCTTCACCCTGCGCCGCGCGCCGGACGGCGCGCGGATGGCCTACTGGAACGCCGACGGACGGCCCGCCGAGCTCTGCCTGAACGGCACTCGCTGCGCTGCCCGGCTCGCCTTCGAGCTGGGATGGGCTGGCGCGGGGGACGACGAGTTGCGACTCGAGACCGGCGCCGGCCGGGTGCTCGCCCGTCGCCACCCCACGGACCGCTCGGCCATCGTCCTCGACCTTCCCGCTCCGACCGAGCTCCCGCAACGGGTCGCGCCGGAGATCGACGGGGTGATCCACGAGGGGTGGTTCCTCGCCGTCGGCGTTCCGCACCTCGTGCTCCTCTGGCCCGGTGCGCTCGAGCGCGCTCCGCTCGCCGCGCTCGGCCCGGCACTGCGCGCTCACCCCCGGTTCGCTACCGGCACCAACGTCAACTTCGTCCGCTTCCCGGCGCGCGACCGGATGGAGATCCGCACCTACGAGCGCGGCGTCGAGGCCGAGACCCTCGCCTGCGGCAGCGGCACGCTCGCCGCCGCGGCGGTCGGACTCCATCTCGGCCTCGCCGACCTCCCGCTCACCGCCCTCACCGCCGGCGGCTTCACCCTCACCGTCGGCGATGGCCGGCGCGACGGCCACCCCACCCGCTGGACCCTCGCCGGCGACGCCCGCCTCGTCGCCCGCCTCGAGCTCACCCCCGAAGCCGCCGCCGTCCCGCCGCCGCCGAGCTGGTCGGCGTAG
- a CDS encoding universal stress protein: MYQTILVALENSRTDEAILRHIEELAPHFDSRLLLVHVADGWVARHLDDLNLAESAEMREDRAYLEKVRLRFAERGIPADTVLLRGEPADAIARLCGERPVDLIAMSTHGHRFLADLILGSTANKLRHVVDVPVLLLRATS; the protein is encoded by the coding sequence ATGTACCAGACGATCCTGGTGGCGCTCGAGAACAGTCGCACCGACGAGGCGATCCTCCGCCACATCGAGGAGCTGGCGCCGCACTTCGACAGCCGGCTTCTCCTCGTGCACGTGGCCGATGGCTGGGTGGCGCGTCACCTCGACGACCTCAACCTCGCCGAGTCGGCCGAGATGCGCGAGGACCGCGCTTACCTCGAGAAGGTGCGCCTCCGCTTCGCCGAGCGGGGCATTCCCGCCGACACCGTGCTGCTCCGTGGCGAACCCGCCGACGCCATCGCGCGCCTCTGCGGCGAGCGGCCGGTCGACCTCATCGCGATGAGCACCCACGGCCACCGCTTTCTCGCCGACCTCATCCTCGGCTCGACCGCCAACAAGCTCCGCCACGTCGTCGACGTGCCGGTCCTGCTGCTGCGCGCGACGAGCTGA
- a CDS encoding tyrosine--tRNA ligase, with amino-acid sequence MAEKQEFPPVEEQIALLKRGAVDLVSEDELRRKLERSRATGKPLTVKAGFDPSSPDLHLGHTVLIRKMRHFQQLGHQVVFLVGDFTAMIGDPTGKKATRPQLSREQVLAHAETYASQVFRLLDRQRTVVRYNSEWLSPLGAEGMIRLAGRWTLARMMERDDFRTRYQTNQAISLHELLYPLVQGKDSVEMAKIPGLGCDVELGGHDQIFNLLVGRDLMKEEGLEPQVVITVPLLVGLDGHDKMSKSLGNAIAVEDSAAEIYGKTMSIPDTLLGDWFLLLTDLPADAVDERKRRLAAGELHPKAAKQELARLLVADFHGQDAAREAEAEFEKVFSSGGVPDDMPEIALTGERPLLGLLVETGLAPSRNEARRLLDQGAVSIDGERASDPQARIAPRADGYVVKVGKRRFARLVVSPGD; translated from the coding sequence ATGGCCGAGAAGCAGGAGTTCCCTCCCGTCGAAGAACAGATCGCGCTGCTCAAGCGGGGCGCGGTGGACCTCGTCTCCGAAGACGAGCTGCGCCGCAAGCTCGAGCGCTCGCGCGCCACCGGCAAGCCGCTGACCGTCAAGGCGGGGTTCGATCCCTCCTCGCCCGATCTCCACCTCGGGCACACGGTGCTCATCCGCAAGATGCGGCACTTCCAGCAGCTCGGCCACCAGGTGGTCTTCCTCGTCGGCGACTTCACCGCGATGATCGGCGACCCGACCGGCAAGAAGGCGACGCGGCCGCAGCTCTCGCGCGAGCAGGTGCTCGCCCATGCCGAGACCTACGCGAGCCAGGTCTTCCGCCTGCTCGATCGCCAGCGCACCGTGGTGCGATACAACAGCGAATGGCTCTCGCCGCTCGGCGCCGAAGGGATGATCCGCCTCGCCGGGCGTTGGACGCTGGCGCGGATGATGGAGCGTGACGACTTCCGTACGCGCTATCAGACCAACCAGGCGATCTCGCTCCACGAGCTGCTCTACCCACTCGTTCAGGGGAAGGACTCCGTCGAGATGGCGAAGATCCCCGGTCTCGGCTGCGACGTCGAGCTCGGCGGCCACGACCAGATCTTCAACTTGCTTGTCGGGCGCGACCTGATGAAGGAAGAGGGGCTCGAGCCGCAGGTCGTCATCACCGTTCCGCTCCTCGTCGGCCTCGACGGCCACGACAAGATGTCGAAGAGCCTCGGCAACGCCATCGCCGTCGAGGACTCGGCCGCCGAGATCTACGGCAAGACGATGTCGATCCCCGACACGCTGCTCGGCGACTGGTTCCTGCTGCTCACCGACCTGCCGGCCGACGCGGTCGACGAGCGCAAGCGCCGCCTGGCCGCCGGCGAGCTCCATCCGAAGGCCGCCAAACAGGAGCTGGCGCGGCTGCTGGTCGCCGACTTCCACGGGCAAGACGCGGCGCGCGAGGCAGAGGCCGAGTTCGAGAAGGTCTTCTCCTCGGGCGGCGTGCCGGACGACATGCCGGAGATCGCCCTCACCGGCGAGCGGCCGCTCCTCGGATTGCTCGTCGAGACCGGGCTCGCTCCGAGCCGCAACGAGGCGCGCCGCCTGCTCGACCAGGGTGCGGTGTCGATCGACGGCGAACGGGCGAGCGATCCTCAGGCGCGGATCGCCCCGCGTGCCGATGGCTACGTCGTCAAGGTCGGCAAGCGGCGCTTCGCACGCCTCGTCGTCAGCCCGGGAGACTGA
- a CDS encoding Nramp family divalent metal transporter, translating to MSKNLAPVEVSSSRVGNREGGLSLPEVHGSVSVSGAKGWLRRFLAFAGPGYLVSVGYMDPGNWATDLAGGAQFGYALIWVILLSNLMAIFLQTLCARLGVVTGRDLAQACREQYSKPVAYVLWVLCEIAIIACDLAEVIGSAVALNLLFGLPLVWGVLITGFDVMLLLAAMHFGFRKIEAIVLTLVSTVALCFALQVFLSSPDWGGVAMGMFVPTLPGREAFYIALGILGATVMPHNLYLHTALVQTRDVAPTSAGRRLAIRYNTTDTVIALGAAFFVNAAILIVAAAVFHRAGLHHVSELQEAHRLLAPLLGAPIAATAFAVALLASGQSSTITGTLAGQIVMEGFLRIRIRPWLRRLITRLLAIGPAVLLISASGGKETVELLVFSQVVLSMQLSFATFPLMKFTSDRALMGEFVNPRWVKILGYGICTLIAVLNLALLFQTLGWIWMALVAAVAAGFAIWVRWFYRGE from the coding sequence ATGTCAAAAAACCTAGCCCCGGTCGAGGTGTCCTCATCCCGGGTCGGGAACAGGGAAGGCGGGCTCTCCCTTCCCGAGGTCCACGGGAGCGTGTCGGTCTCCGGGGCGAAGGGCTGGCTGCGCCGCTTCCTCGCTTTCGCCGGGCCCGGCTACCTGGTCAGCGTCGGCTACATGGACCCGGGCAACTGGGCAACCGATCTGGCCGGCGGCGCGCAGTTCGGCTACGCGCTGATCTGGGTGATTCTGCTCTCGAACCTGATGGCGATCTTCCTGCAGACGCTCTGCGCGCGCCTCGGCGTCGTGACCGGCCGCGACCTCGCGCAGGCCTGTCGCGAGCAGTACTCGAAGCCGGTGGCCTACGTCCTCTGGGTGCTCTGCGAGATCGCCATCATCGCCTGCGATCTCGCCGAGGTGATCGGCTCGGCGGTGGCGCTCAACCTGCTGTTCGGCCTGCCGCTCGTCTGGGGCGTCCTGATCACCGGCTTCGACGTCATGCTGCTGCTTGCCGCCATGCATTTCGGCTTCCGCAAGATCGAGGCGATCGTGCTGACCCTGGTGTCGACAGTGGCGCTCTGCTTCGCCCTCCAGGTCTTCCTCTCGTCGCCCGATTGGGGCGGGGTGGCGATGGGCATGTTCGTGCCGACCCTCCCCGGTCGCGAGGCGTTCTACATCGCGCTCGGCATCCTCGGCGCCACGGTGATGCCGCACAACCTCTACCTGCATACCGCCCTGGTGCAGACGAGAGACGTGGCACCGACTTCGGCCGGGCGCCGGCTGGCGATCCGCTACAACACGACCGACACCGTGATCGCCCTCGGCGCCGCCTTCTTCGTCAACGCGGCGATCCTCATCGTCGCCGCGGCGGTCTTCCACCGCGCCGGGCTGCACCATGTCTCGGAGCTGCAGGAGGCACATCGCCTGCTGGCGCCGCTGCTCGGCGCGCCGATCGCTGCAACCGCCTTCGCCGTGGCGCTGCTCGCCTCGGGCCAGTCCTCGACCATCACCGGTACGCTCGCCGGGCAGATCGTCATGGAGGGTTTCCTGCGGATCCGCATCCGGCCCTGGCTGCGGCGGCTGATCACGCGCCTCCTGGCGATCGGGCCGGCCGTCCTGCTGATCTCGGCTTCCGGGGGCAAGGAGACGGTCGAGCTCCTGGTGTTCTCGCAGGTCGTGCTCTCGATGCAACTGTCGTTCGCCACCTTCCCGTTGATGAAGTTCACCTCCGACCGCGCGCTGATGGGCGAGTTCGTCAACCCGCGCTGGGTGAAGATCCTCGGCTACGGCATCTGCACGCTCATCGCCGTGCTCAACCTGGCACTCCTCTTCCAGACGCTCGGCTGGATCTGGATGGCCCTCGTCGCCGCGGTGGCCGCCGGCTTCGCGATCTGGGTACGATGGTTCTATCGGGGAGAGTGA
- a CDS encoding YbhB/YbcL family Raf kinase inhibitor-like protein has translation MNRPVRPLAWTASLALAAAIAAGSAPEAPMELTSTAFAHQSAIPARHTCDGADLSPPLAWSGVPAGTRSFALVVDDPDAPDPTAPKMTWVHWVLFDLPPETTALPEGASERLPPGARDGLNDWRRSGWRGPCPPIGRHRYFFKLFALDTTLPQLARPDKAALENAMAGHVLARAELVGTYLRR, from the coding sequence ATGAACCGCCCCGTTCGACCGCTTGCCTGGACCGCGTCGCTGGCGCTCGCCGCGGCGATCGCCGCCGGCTCGGCGCCGGAGGCTCCCATGGAACTGACCTCGACCGCCTTCGCCCACCAGTCCGCCATTCCGGCTCGCCACACCTGCGACGGGGCGGACCTCTCGCCGCCGCTCGCCTGGAGCGGCGTTCCGGCCGGCACGCGGTCGTTCGCGCTCGTCGTCGACGATCCCGACGCCCCCGACCCGACGGCACCGAAGATGACCTGGGTCCACTGGGTGCTCTTCGATCTACCGCCCGAGACGACGGCTCTGCCGGAGGGCGCGAGCGAGCGGCTCCCGCCCGGCGCGCGCGACGGGCTCAACGACTGGCGGCGCTCCGGCTGGCGCGGGCCCTGCCCGCCGATCGGCCGGCATCGCTACTTCTTCAAGCTCTTCGCGCTCGACACGACCCTCCCGCAGCTCGCCCGGCCCGACAAGGCGGCGCTCGAGAACGCGATGGCCGGTCATGTGCTGGCGCGTGCCGAGCTCGTCGGCACCTACCTGCGGCGCTAG
- a CDS encoding NAD(P)-binding domain-containing protein: MKIGILGTGVVGNALGKGFLTLGHEVMMGAREAGNEKAAAFAAAGGAKASAGTFAEATAFGDWIVLATLGTANESAIRQAGVERFAGKIVLDTTNPLAFGPNGPALSVGWSDSGGEQVQRLIPAAKVVKVFNTVGNALMFRPQLAGGPPSMFIAGDDADAKTAVGGMLTDFGWETIDLGGIEASRLLEPMCMAWVIHAIRSGSWGHAFKMLR, encoded by the coding sequence ATGAAGATCGGCATCCTCGGCACCGGCGTCGTCGGCAATGCGCTCGGCAAGGGGTTTCTGACGCTCGGCCATGAGGTGATGATGGGCGCCCGCGAGGCGGGCAACGAGAAGGCCGCGGCGTTCGCCGCGGCGGGTGGGGCGAAGGCCTCCGCCGGGACCTTCGCCGAGGCGACGGCGTTCGGCGACTGGATCGTCCTCGCGACGCTCGGCACGGCCAACGAGTCGGCGATCCGCCAGGCGGGGGTCGAGCGCTTCGCCGGCAAGATCGTTCTCGACACCACCAACCCGCTCGCCTTCGGCCCGAACGGACCGGCGCTCAGCGTCGGCTGGAGCGACTCCGGCGGCGAGCAGGTGCAGCGACTGATTCCCGCGGCCAAGGTGGTGAAGGTGTTCAACACGGTCGGCAACGCGCTGATGTTCCGCCCGCAGCTCGCCGGCGGACCGCCGTCGATGTTCATCGCCGGCGACGACGCGGACGCCAAGACCGCCGTCGGCGGCATGCTCACCGACTTCGGCTGGGAGACGATCGACCTCGGCGGCATCGAGGCCTCGCGTCTGCTCGAGCCGATGTGCATGGCCTGGGTGATCCACGCCATCCGCTCGGGCAGCTGGGGACACGCCTTCAAGATGCTGCGCTGA
- a CDS encoding transporter yields MRRSQAPRSTGTLRSGLVGVGCLHLLLGCAGAGAFAQGAETPAGLVTDRPDQTESAVTVPDGSLQVEVGVQLERDQASGRSSVRFEAPGTLLRWGLSERFELRLAWPGAIWSEITSNAAGGRRRDRSRGVTDPEVGAKLGWLARGNGDRLDLALLGHLTLPAGDDELGSPRADPSLRICASLPVNDRVDLGLNLGWETASTARPSGGQTTATRWIYTVAAGFDLSPRWGAFVELFGDLPASDPTPAAHSLDAGLTLLLSPRLQLDLVAGRGRSRAAPDRFVGLGISVRIPL; encoded by the coding sequence ATGAGAAGAAGTCAAGCCCCTCGATCCACCGGGACGCTCCGCAGCGGTCTTGTCGGCGTCGGATGTCTCCACCTCCTGCTCGGCTGTGCCGGCGCGGGGGCCTTCGCGCAGGGAGCCGAGACACCTGCCGGGCTGGTGACCGACCGGCCCGATCAGACCGAGTCGGCCGTCACCGTCCCCGACGGCTCGCTGCAGGTCGAGGTCGGCGTGCAGCTCGAACGAGACCAGGCATCAGGTCGTTCGAGTGTCCGGTTCGAGGCACCGGGCACATTGCTGCGATGGGGGCTTTCCGAACGCTTCGAGCTGCGCCTTGCCTGGCCCGGGGCGATCTGGAGCGAGATCACCTCGAACGCCGCGGGCGGAAGGCGCCGCGACCGCTCGCGCGGCGTGACCGATCCCGAGGTGGGCGCCAAGCTCGGTTGGTTGGCGCGGGGCAACGGCGACCGGCTCGACCTCGCACTGCTCGGCCATCTCACGCTCCCCGCGGGCGACGACGAGCTCGGCTCACCGCGCGCCGACCCGTCGCTGCGGATCTGCGCCTCGCTTCCCGTCAACGATCGGGTGGACCTCGGCTTGAACCTCGGATGGGAAACGGCCTCCACCGCTCGCCCATCGGGCGGCCAGACCACGGCCACCCGGTGGATCTACACGGTCGCGGCAGGTTTCGATCTCTCGCCGCGCTGGGGCGCCTTCGTCGAGCTCTTCGGCGACCTTCCGGCGAGCGATCCGACACCGGCCGCTCATTCGCTCGACGCCGGCCTCACCCTTCTCCTCTCCCCCAGGCTGCAGCTCGATCTGGTGGCCGGCCGGGGACGGTCACGGGCAGCGCCGGACCGCTTCGTCGGGCTCGGGATCAGCGTGCGGATTCCGCTATGA
- a CDS encoding RNA polymerase sigma factor codes for MDVSAALLPLSFATPRSEAERLRPCFLRAADGDPDALAVLYDALSRDLYGFALWSCGSPELAEDAVQEVFCRLAARRVRLPSRVREPRIWLLVAVRRAALDSVRRRSRDIELDERHLLAEPTEPGPAIDAHRAARAVAELPRKLREAIFLRHFGELTFGEMGRVLGVPRFTAASRYRLGLARLRRMMGVSR; via the coding sequence ATGGACGTCTCCGCCGCGCTCCTCCCGCTGTCGTTCGCTACGCCCCGTTCGGAAGCGGAGAGGCTGCGCCCCTGCTTCCTCCGTGCCGCCGACGGCGACCCTGACGCGCTGGCCGTCCTCTACGACGCGCTGTCGCGCGACCTTTACGGCTTCGCGCTGTGGAGCTGCGGCTCGCCGGAGCTCGCCGAGGACGCGGTGCAAGAGGTCTTCTGTCGCCTCGCAGCCCGCCGGGTGCGCCTGCCTTCGCGAGTCCGCGAACCGCGGATCTGGCTGCTCGTCGCGGTCCGACGGGCCGCCCTCGACAGCGTTCGCAGGCGATCGCGGGACATCGAGCTCGACGAGCGGCACCTCCTGGCCGAGCCGACTGAGCCGGGTCCGGCGATCGACGCCCATCGGGCCGCGCGTGCCGTCGCCGAGCTCCCGAGGAAGCTCCGCGAGGCGATCTTCCTCCGCCATTTCGGCGAGCTCACGTTCGGCGAGATGGGACGGGTGCTTGGCGTGCCGCGGTTCACGGCGGCGAGCCGCTACCGGCTCGGCCTGGCGCGTCTGCGCCGGATGATGGGGGTCTCGCGATGA
- a CDS encoding RNA polymerase sigma factor, with protein MTDPAAESSALPVPTVGEADALGELFARLAGGERAALGEIYDRMARALFGLALVRSGSRTTAEEAVQETFVRLAASHADLAAVRRPRAYLFASLRSALADLQGQEKRTAALADDEAARLLEPRAGDPLRAVEIERLDAALRRLSPKLREAIYLRYLEELSLREVAEATGVPLFTIASRCRLALARLRRLLDGRSR; from the coding sequence ATGACCGATCCCGCGGCCGAGTCGAGCGCGTTGCCGGTACCGACCGTCGGCGAAGCCGACGCCCTCGGTGAGCTGTTCGCTCGCCTTGCCGGCGGGGAACGCGCGGCGCTTGGCGAGATCTACGACCGCATGGCACGTGCGCTCTTCGGCCTCGCGCTCGTCCGCAGCGGCTCACGCACGACCGCGGAGGAGGCGGTGCAGGAGACCTTCGTGCGCCTGGCCGCCTCGCACGCCGACCTCGCCGCCGTCCGCCGGCCGCGTGCCTACCTCTTTGCCAGCCTGCGGTCTGCGCTGGCCGATCTGCAGGGCCAGGAGAAGCGCACCGCGGCGCTCGCCGACGACGAGGCCGCACGACTGCTCGAGCCTCGCGCCGGCGATCCTCTTCGTGCCGTCGAGATCGAACGCCTCGATGCCGCTCTCCGCCGTCTCTCACCCAAGCTGAGGGAGGCGATCTACCTGCGCTATCTCGAGGAGCTCTCGCTGCGCGAGGTGGCCGAGGCCACCGGCGTACCGCTCTTCACCATCGCGAGTCGTTGCCGCCTCGCCCTCGCACGCCTGCGACGGCTCCTCGACGGGAGGTCCCGATGA